A single Pyxicephalus adspersus chromosome 8, UCB_Pads_2.0, whole genome shotgun sequence DNA region contains:
- the PKN2 gene encoding serine/threonine-protein kinase N2 codes for MNSDYRTAMASNTDREIILTDYQDTRSHIAPEPMGINQKIDFSDPQTQPNLDEIKDQIKREIRKELKIKEGAENLRKVTTDKKNLAYVDNILKKSNKKLEELHNSLQELNAHIVVREAEDLPDCPKTPDTPKSDSGSSAHNGRLIALQKQLDIELKVKQGAENMIQTYSNGPSKDRKLLGTAQQMLQDSKTKIEVIRMQILQAMQQTNEMSFDNAKPVISPLELRMEELRHHFRIEFAVAEGAKNVMKLLGSGKVTDRKALLEAQSRFNESSQKLDLLKYSLEQRLNELPKNHPKSSIIIEELSLVSSPTLSPRQSMISTQNQYSTLSKPAALTGTLEVRLMGCQDILENVPGRSKATTPTLPGWSPSETRSSFMSRSSKKGNVSSRNLLKTDDFSNEVCAVLKLDNTVVGQTNWKPISNQSWDQKFTLELDRSRELEISVFWRDWRSLCAVKFLRLEDFLDNQRHGMCLYLEPQGTLFAEVTFFNPVIERRPKLQRQKKIFSKQQGKTFLRAPQMNINIATWGRLVRRAIPTVNHSGTYSPQVTVPAAVPVVDPRNVDLSQSVSESPIGKLDFEIESEPPTVPPRASSIDLDLYQPPTDIKTPNVAAQEPGTNSEYSNNRNSIATDLTNEGEVSVSDLEYNSIREIEERRVQPRFQFNLQDFRCCAVLGRGHFGKVLLAEYKNTNEMFAIKALKKGDIVARDEVDSLMCEKRIFETVNSVRHPFLVNLFACFQTKDHVCFVMEYAAGGDLMMHIHTDVFSEPRAVFYAACVVLGLQYLHEHKIVYRDLKLDNLLLDTEGFVKIADFGLCKEGMGFGDRTSTFCGTPEFLAPEVLTETSYTRAVDWWGLGVLIYEMLVGESPFPGDDEEEVFDSIVNDEVRYPRFLSTEAISIMRRLLRRNPERRLGASEKDAEDVKKHPFFRHMDWHALLAKKVKPPFVPTIKGREDVSNFDDEFTSEAPILTPPREPRLLTEEEQEAFRDFDYIADWC; via the exons GACACCAGAAGCCACATAGCTCCTGAACCAATGGGTATTAATCAGAAAATAGACTTTTCAGACCCACAGACACAGCCAAACTTGGATGAAATAAAGGATCAGATCAAGCGTGAAATCAGGAAAGAACTTAAAATCAAGGAAGGTGCTGAGAATCTCCGAAAAGTTACTACAGATAAAAAGAACTTGGCTTATGTGGACAATATTttgaaaaagtcaaataaaaaactAGAGGAGTTACATAACAGTCTTCAGGAGCTAAATGCACACATAGTTGTGCGGGAAGCAGAAGATCTTCcag ATTGTCCCAAGACACCAGACACTCCGAAAAGTGACTCCGGCTCATCTGCGCACAATGGAAGGCTAATAGCTTTGCAGAAGCAGTTAGACATTGAGCTGAAAGTGAAGCAGGGAGCAGAGAACATGATACAGACCTATTCTAATGGTCCCTCAAAA GATAGAAAGCTGCTTGGGACTGCCCAGCAAATGTTAcaagacagcaaaacaaaaatagaagtaATACGTATGCAGATTCTTCAGGCAATGCAGCAGACCAATGAAATGTCTTTTGATAatg CAAAACCTGTGATTAGTCCACTTGAGCTCCGAATGGAAGAATTGCGACACCATTTCAGGATAGAATTTGCAGTGGCAGAaggtgcaaaaaatgtaatgaagtTGCTTGGCTCTGGGAAGGTTACAGACAGGAAAGCCCTCTTAGAA GCACAGTCAAGATTTAATGAGTCAAGTCAGAAGCTGGACCTCTTGAAGTATTCTTTAGAGCAAAGACTTAATGAACTTCCAAAAAACCATCCGAAAAGCAGTATTATCATTGAAGAACTCTCACTGGTGTCATCTCCGACTCTAAGCCCAAGGCAAAGCATGATTTCCACGCAAAACCAGTACAGTACACTGTCCAAACCAGCTGCTCTAACGG GTACCCTGGAAGTCCGCCTCATGGGATGTCAGGATATTCTGGAGAATGTCCCCGGCAGGTCCAAAGCCACTACCCCTACCCTTCCAGGCTGGAGTCCAAGTGAAACCAGATCATCTTTCATGAGCAGATcaagtaaaaaaggaaatgtcagcAGTCGGAATCTCCTGAAGACAGATGACTTTTCCA ATGAGGTCTGTGCTGTTCTAAAGCTGGACAATACCGTAGTTGGGCAGACCAACTGGAAACCTATTTCAAACCAGTCATGGGATCAGAAGTTTACCTTGGAGCTGGACAGA TCCCGAGAATTGGAGATTTCAGTGTTCTGGAGAGATTGGAGATCTTTGTGTGCCGTGAAGTTTCTGAGGTTAGAAGATTTCCTGGACAACCAGAGACATGGCATGTGTCTATACCTGGAGCCACAGGGCACGCTTTTTGCCGAG GTAACCTTTTTCAATCCTGTCATTGAGAGAAGACCAAAACTTCAGAGACAAAAGAAGATCTTTTCCAAGCAACAAG GAAAAACATTCCTCCGAGCGCCACAGATGAATATTAACATAGCCACATGGGGACGACTAGTGAGAAGAGCAATTCCCACAGTTAATCATTCTGGCACTTACAGCCCTCAGGTTACTGTTCCTGCTGCAGTGCCGGTTGTGGACCCACGGAATGTGGATTTATCTCAGTCAGTCAG CGAGTCTCCTATAGGCAAGCTAGACTTTGAAATAGAATCAGAGCCACCTACCGTTCCACCGCGGGCATCCTCAATAGACCTTGATCTTTATCAGCCTCCGACAGACATTAAAACACCAAACGTAGCAGCTCAG GAACCTGGAACAAATTCTGAATATTCAAATAATAGAAACAGTATAGCTACAGACCTAACAAATGAAGGGGAAGTCTCTGTGTCAGATTTGGAGTATAACTCTATACGAGAGATTGAAGAAAGGAG AGTGCAGCCACGGTTCCAGTTCAACTTGCAGGACTTCCGGTGTTGTGCTGTTTTAGGCAGGGGACATTTTGGAAAG gTGCTATTGGCAGAGTACAAGAACACTAATGAAATGTTTGCTATCAAAGCCTTAAAAAAAGGAGATATTGTGGCTCGGGATGAGGTTGACAG ccttATGTGTGAGAAGCGCATTTTTGAAACTGTGAATAGTGTGCGGCATCCGTTCTTGGTGAACCTGTTTGCTTGTTTCCAAACCAAAGATCACGTGTGCTTTGTGATGGAATATGCGGCTGGAGGTGACTTGATGATGCACATTCACACAGATGTTTTTTCTGAACCAAGAGCTGT GTTTTATGCAGCCTGTGTGGTTCTTGGCTTGCAGTATCTACACGAGCACAAGATTGTTTATAG GGATTTGAAGCTGGACAATCTCCTATTGGATACGGAAGGATTTGTAAAAATTGCCGATTTTGGTCTTTGTAAAGAAG GAATGGGTTTTGGAGACAGAACTAGTACTTTCTGTGGAACCCCAGAATTTTTGGCTCCAGAAGTCCTTACAGAAACCTCTTATACCAGGGCAGTGGATTGGTGGGGGCTGGGAGTCCTCATTTATGAGATGCTTGTTGGTGAG TCCCCATTTCCTGGAGATGATGAAGAGGAAGTATTTGACAGCATAGTCAATGATGAAGTCAGATATCCGCGGTTCCTGTCCACAGAAGCCATTTCTATTATGAGAAGA CTATTGCGAAGAAATCCAGAGCGCCGCCTGGGGGCAAGCGAAAAGGATGCAGAAGATGTAAAAAAGCATCCGTTCTTCAGA